A genomic segment from Nicotiana sylvestris chromosome 1, ASM39365v2, whole genome shotgun sequence encodes:
- the LOC104236311 gene encoding uncharacterized protein has protein sequence MPAYAKFLKEILSSKKKLKEIKVVKLNAHCNAILQNKIPKKCGDPGSFTIPYSLGSKNFDKALCDSGAPINLIPLSMFKKLEGEIGVIKSMPISLQLAEQTTIIPEGIIEDILVRVDKFIFPIHFIMVDMEVNKEVPIILGRPFLYTGGSILDIYEGKLMLQVGNEKVVFQMKRIMKYPCDEAYGYACLKLDVVGVLAEQHKLDKLVGDSLERCISHLSKIEDEDPEIKKEVEALKDENRVVDEE, from the coding sequence ATGCCTGCCTATGCAAAATTTTTGAAGGAAATCCTTTCAAGCAAAAAGAAGCTCAAGGAAATAAAAGTGGTCAAACTCAATGCCCACTGTAATGCTATTCTACAGAACAAAATTCCTAAGAAGTGTGGGGATCCTGGCAGTTTCACTATACCTTACTCGTTGGGTAGCAAAAATTTTGACAAAGCCTTGTGCGATTCAGGTGCACCCATTAACTTGATACCGTTATCAATGTTCAAGAAATTAGAAGGAGAGATAGGAGTGATCAAATCTATGCCGATATCCTTGCAACTGGCTGAGCAGACCACAATCATACCAGAGGGCATAATTGAGGACATTCTAGTAAGGGTAGACAAATTTATTTTCCCAATACACTTCATTATGGTAGATATGGAAGTGAATAAAGAGGTACCTATAATCTTGGGAAGACCATTCCTTTACACTGGCGGGTCTATTCTTGATATATATGAGGGAAAACTTATGCTACAAGTGGGAAATGAGAAAGTGGTATTTCAAATGAAGAGAATAATGAAATACCCATGTGATGAGGCATATGGCTATGCTTGTCTCAAACTAGATGTGGTGGGAGTGTTAGCTGAACAACACAAGCTGGATAAACTGGTAGGTGATTCACTAGAAAGATGCATTAGTCACTTAAGCAAAATAGAGGATGAAGATCCAGAGATCAAAAAGGAAGTTGAGGCACTAAAAGATGAGAACCGGGTGGTAGACGAAGAATAA